The DNA segment GAGGCGTGACAGCGGCGATAAAAGGCATTCAATTCCCATCACATATATGGTTGGGTAGCTCGCGGAACCATAACCTCTTGATCCTTGTAGCTAGGATTCATCGTCCATTTCTCTTGCTATCTTGCCTAAACACTCGTATATAACATTCTTCGCAACACCAAGAAAGATCTCAACCTTAACTTCAGATCGATCATCCTCAAcaattagaggagagagagagagaggggtggtgGCTGTCGCGGCTGCCTCCGTTGCCTTCCATCACCACTCCTGATATATCATCAGTTATCATCACCGGGTATACTCCCATGGCCTCGCCACCTTCGCCAGCAGAATATCGTTCTTATCGATATGTACTTGTCGATAATCTATCATCTCCGACACCAGCACCAGGTCCATCACAACCACCTCCATCtccactgccaccgccaccgccatcgccaccaccaccaagttCACCACCACCatatccatctccatctccatggtcatcaccaccatcgccaccagcaccaccaccacaaatTCTGACGGCGCCACCACTACCTGCGCAAGAACTGCCACTAGCACAACCCAAGACCAACTCCTCGACGAAGACGATCGCCATGGCAGTAGTAGTTCCTACGCTCGCGGTGTGCGTGGTCGCCGCGGCGCTTCTATGGCTGTGGCGCCAGCGGAAGCGCCGCCGCAAGAACTCACCGCTGCCGGCAAACAACGACAGCGACCAGTACTCCTCCGacgggcagcagcagcacggcaCCGCCGACCTGGAGAGAGCCGTGACCGGCGGCGGGCCGCGGCGGTACCAGTTccacgagctcgccgccgcgacgcGCGACTTcgccgaggaggagaagctcgGGCAAGGAGGGTTCGGCAACGTCTACCtgggccgcctcgccgtcggcaccggcggcggcgaccaccaccaggAGGTGGCCGTGAAGAAGTTCTCGATGGACTCCATGTGTCAGGGCAGGAGGGAGTTCGAGGCCGAGGTGAGGATCATAAGCCAGCTGAGGCATCGAAACCTGGTGCAGCTGCATGGTTGGTGTGATAGCCGCAAGGGGCTCTTGCTCGTCTACGAGCTTGTGGCAGGAGGAAGCCTAGATAAGCACATCTATAACACCGACAGGATACTCACCTGGCCAGAGAGGTAACAATTCGTCCCATGACcgattgttctttttttagttATTATTGATCTAGTTATTTGGATCCTtccttcaaaataaaaaaatattctagttATTTAGAGATCCTTTTGGTGAATTGTATGTCCTCTATTGATTTTGCCATATCCTTTGACAAAGAAATAGGAATGATGAGAACCATTGGACTATCATTAAGTTaagcgataaaaaaaaatgaccagaatttttttaaaaaatttatgcacctgaaatcaatatatttaatCTAACTCCCTTCGTTCCTTTTAGTTTTTATATTAGGAAATTTGTTCCTTTTCGTTGACGTTAGATATTATTAATACATAAACTTTGATAGCTCgtctttctgaaaaaaaaaccccctCCTTTtacgtttcatattataagtcattttgattttttttctaatcaaacttttttaaattgactaagtttatactccctccgtttctaaatatttgactatgttgacttttttaaacattttgaccgttcgtcttattcaaaaatattaagtaattattaattcattttctattattttatttattgttaaatatacttttatgtatacatatagttatACATATTtcagaaaagtttttgaataagatgaacggtcaaacatgtgctacaAAGTctacggtgtcaaacatttagaaacagGGGGAGTATAAAAAACATAGAAACActatcaatacaaaacaaacatactatcaaaatataattaatgttagatttattgaaactaatttgatgttatcattgttgctaaatttttgaTAAACATAGTCAAACTTTGAAAAGTTTAACTAGGAAAACATTAGagcgtcttataatatgaaaagtaCTTGGCATGCTATATGTATAACTATGCTACTTGCGTTCATCAAAAAttgttatttaaaaagtttttattgtaaaaaaaactgGTAACTAaccatgacataaaaaaaaaaagaaccggtGGAGTACTACTGTGTTAACAAGTGTTCCTTAATTAATTGATACAGGTACAAGATCATTATGGGATTAGGAGCTGCGCTACGTTACCTTCATCAAGAGTGGGAGCAATGCATCCTGCACGGCGACATCAAACCAAGCAACATCATGGTTGACTCGTCGTACAACACCAAGCTAGGGGACTTTGGGCTGGCAAGGCTCGTCGACCACGGCAAAGCGTGGCAGGCCACGAGGTCCGTGCTCGGCACGGCCGGCTACATCGACCCGGAGTTCGTGAACACGCGGCGGCCGAGCACCGAGTCCGACgtctacagcttcggcgtcgtcctcctcgagaTCGTCTGCGCCAAGCCGCCGGTGGTCTTGCAGGAGGACGAGCCGAGCTTCGTGCTGCTGAGGTGGGTATGGAACCTGTACAGCCAGAACGCGATCCTCGACGCGGTGGACGAGCGGCTGCGTGTCGTTGGCGTCGTGCGCGACGAGCGGCAGATGGAGCGCGTGCTGGTCGTCGGGCTGTGGTGCGCGCACCCTGACCTGAGTGAGCGCCCGTCCATCGCCCGCGCCATGAACGTCCTACAGTCCGACGACGCGAGGTTGCCGGATCTCTCGCCGCAGATGTACAAGTCCAAGGCGTCACCGCCTCCAAGAGATGTCGCCGTGGGGGTAGACTACGGCGGTGTCAGTACAGGTAGCACGTTCTCAGGCAGTGGTGTTCCCACATCGGCGACCACAACAACCACGCGTTCCTCCGGATCATTTGTTGGTTGATACAATCtttgtgggtataaatacattTGCTTATTATCTGTTATCAGAAAAGGGAGAATATTAGTTCTGAGCATCGGGTAGCTATTTCTATCAATGGTATAAATTTTAGTTGTATGAGAAATAcattagttatttctaaattatagcAGCTTATTAGATTCAAATAATTGCCATGTTTGTAGCAAATTGCTAattatttgttttgatttttgataTCAATTTAATAGGGCTTCCCATTTGGAATGACATAATGGGCATCCATTTTAGACAAATCACCTCTTACAATCACTAGTCTCTCAGTTCCTGCTGGAGGCTTTTGTTTGTTAGGCTTTTCAAGGACCCATATACGGCTGTTATATATTCGATGTCAATCCTTCGTCCGAACCTTGCGCCATTTATGGCACCTACAACATTGAACTGCATACATGCCAATGGAGTCTGTGGAGGAACCTCGTTTTCTGTATTGAAATAAGAACGTTACCATTCATTAGTATTGTATAGCAAGCAAAAGAAATGTTCTGATCCTAAAATAAACATTTGGAATGTAAATTTTATAATTCTATCAGACACAAACAAATGGAAAATGGATGTTAATGACATAGAATGCAAAAGAAATGTTCTGATCCTAAAATAAACATTTGGAATGTAAATTTTATAATTCTATCAGGCACAAACAAATGGAAAATGGATGTTAATGACATAGAATGCATACCTCTGTTGGATAGGACAACAGAACAACTTCCCAAACAAGGTAATAAATAGCAGATAGTGGGTTAGTAGCGGATTGGTGTCTTGGTAGCGGATCATGGATAGCAGGCGCTAAGTTCCAATAGCGGCATTGAATAATCATATGtaaatttaagaaaatataGACATTTATTTGCACACTTGCACTCAAAGAGTTGATGTCTTTCCAACATAACTTAAATTTAAGACACAGACACAACTGTTGATTGGCTTGAATGTGCAGTTGATGCAGCCGACGACATTGtgcaactagaaaaaaaattgataatctTAAGTCCTACATGTAAATCTTGTAAATTCTTACTGGAGACAAGCAATGAGCACCAACCACTAAGTAGTAAGCACTAACCAGTAACAGGCTAACAGCAAACAACCACCTCGATGGAGAAGATAACCGGCCAGCAAGCTCAGAAGTCAAACCATCACCTAATAACCTGCACAGAAAAGCCGTCAAACTCAAATCTAAATGAAGGAGCAACCACCACGACGGAGCGCCGGTGGCTGGCGTGGCCGGCGCTGCGCTGACGACGAACTAACCTTTGGCCATCGAATCGAACCGGCGAGGTGTGGAAGTGCTCTGTCGCTCCACGGTAGCCGCCGCCCAGCGTCCGGCTGGCCGGCCAGCGAATCCACTGAGCGCCGCCGCACGACGCAAGCGCTGTTGTGTTGGTGGCGGCGCAAATGCGGGGAGACGGATGGGAGATGAAAGGTGGGCTAGGGTTAAGTgggtatacatatatgtgtggcCCATCCGCTATTGCGGCCCGCTATATCGTTTTCGCCATCCGCTATTGCGGCGCGCTACACGCTATTGCGGCCGCTAAATTCTAGGCCACTACATCCAAGACGCTACTTCGTAGCAGTAGCAGGAGGGGGCCGCTACCGCTATTGCGGCCGCTACCGCCGTTTTTAAAGGGGCACAAAACCCAAGTTTTGCCTAGCATTTTGTGAAGAAATCTAAAATTGGTTCATAGAACCACAGTGATGTATAGAAATGGTTCAGATGGCTCTAACTAGAAAAATCTTTCTCATTTTCCACTTCCCCTTATAACCCTCTACAGTCTTCAGCCCCTGCAGTCTCCCTTTGCTAATGTATAAAATGTAGTCAGAACTTAAGAACTGCAAAAGTATTAAATAGTGTAACCCATTAACTCTTATGTTCTCAATCTGAAGCTATATTCATTTTTATTATTCGACGGATTCCACTATCCTTCTGTTTCTCAATTCCTCTTGGAtcccaaacaaaattataaGAAACCAATGCAAGccgatatttttttatttctttacaGCCCATAATCTCCCGTTGCTGACAAACAAAGTTCAGGCTTCAGGTATTCACAGCAGTACAAAGCAACACACCTGCAATTTTCTATCCAACAAACAGGCACAATTTCAGCTCAACAGATTAAATTATGGCTCTAAATCGATCCTTCCTTTTTCTGTTCTTGGCAGGGACAACTATTTGATTGAAAAATTCATCCTACGGAATAACCAAACACCTATTCTGAACTTTGAAACCGCATCCACACACATATAGTCGCAACATATGTATCGGCTCCCTCCTTGGAAGGGTCACCTCATCATTCTAGCGTACCGCTCTGTTCTGGTCCAAGCAATGCTTTCATCTATTCCGGTCCATGTGTTCTTGACAATCAGTCTGACAGGCTGGGTTGTCAAAATCATTGACAAGAAGTGTCGCGCCTTCCTGTGGACGGGTTCGGAGTTGGCCAATGCGAGACAGTGTTGTGTGCTTTGAATGAATGTATGCCGCCCTAGATCTGTTGGTGGACTGGGTATTGCTGATCTGAGGACAACGGACTTTGCTCTACATCTTTGCTGGCTCTAGTTTCAGTGTTTAGAGCATCCTTACCAGGCTGACCTGAAGGCCCCCATCGAGCGGAGCGTCTCCAACATGTTTGCAGCGTCCACCTTCTTCGTGCTAGGAGATAATGTGTTGATCCTCTTCTGGACGGACCAGTGGATCGAGGGTTGCTCGGTTGCCTCCTTAGCACCAGACCTCCTCCTTGATGTGCCATTGATAAGGATATCCCAGCTACATTTGACGTAAACAAGGGTGATGGTTCACGTCACACATCACatgaagaaaatgaagatgatGTAAATCAAGTTGATGGATTACATCTCAGCAAGAACGATGAAACATATCATGGTACAATTACGTGCAGCCGTGCGAGGAAAATACAGTAAGAGGTGAACTCGCTCTTTGCTCAACTTAACCCAAATTTTAGT comes from the Oryza glaberrima chromosome 9, OglaRS2, whole genome shotgun sequence genome and includes:
- the LOC127785480 gene encoding proline-rich receptor-like protein kinase PERK2, with protein sequence MASPPSPAEYRSYRYVLVDNLSSPTPAPGPSQPPPSPLPPPPPSPPPPSSPPPYPSPSPWSSPPSPPAPPPQILTAPPLPAQELPLAQPKTNSSTKTIAMAVVVPTLAVCVVAAALLWLWRQRKRRRKNSPLPANNDSDQYSSDGQQQHGTADLERAVTGGGPRRYQFHELAAATRDFAEEEKLGQGGFGNVYLGRLAVGTGGGDHHQEVAVKKFSMDSMCQGRREFEAEVRIISQLRHRNLVQLHGWCDSRKGLLLVYELVAGGSLDKHIYNTDRILTWPERYKIIMGLGAALRYLHQEWEQCILHGDIKPSNIMVDSSYNTKLGDFGLARLVDHGKAWQATRSVLGTAGYIDPEFVNTRRPSTESDVYSFGVVLLEIVCAKPPVVLQEDEPSFVLLRWVWNLYSQNAILDAVDERLRVVGVVRDERQMERVLVVGLWCAHPDLSERPSIARAMNVLQSDDARLPDLSPQMYKSKASPPPRDVAVGVDYGGVSTGSTFSGSGVPTSATTTTTRSSGSFVG